In a single window of the Streptomyces sp. HUAS ZL42 genome:
- a CDS encoding rhomboid family intramembrane serine protease gives MPGAELEWSRSDRAKAAAKLMLGWVALLWLLEAVDVVTGHALDDFGIVPRTPSELVDVVPAAFIHFGFAHVAANTLPLLVLGFLAALGGVRRFAAVCALIVVADGLGVWLISPSGTNTAGASGLIFGLFGYLLITGFVERRPVGIAVGVLIGALWGTSILAGLAPTQTGVSWQGHLVGLVAGVGAAFVFRRRAPRGELHA, from the coding sequence ATGCCGGGTGCGGAACTGGAGTGGTCGAGGAGCGACCGGGCGAAGGCCGCGGCCAAGCTGATGCTGGGCTGGGTGGCGCTGCTGTGGCTCCTGGAAGCGGTGGACGTGGTGACCGGCCACGCCCTTGACGACTTCGGCATCGTCCCGCGCACCCCGTCCGAGCTGGTCGACGTCGTCCCGGCGGCCTTCATCCACTTCGGCTTCGCCCATGTCGCCGCCAACACGCTGCCGCTGCTGGTCCTCGGCTTCCTCGCGGCCCTCGGTGGTGTACGTCGTTTCGCCGCGGTCTGCGCCCTGATAGTCGTCGCCGACGGCCTGGGCGTCTGGCTGATCTCCCCGTCCGGCACCAACACGGCCGGCGCGTCCGGCCTGATCTTCGGCCTCTTCGGCTACCTCCTGATCACGGGCTTCGTGGAGCGCCGCCCCGTCGGCATAGCCGTCGGCGTGTTGATCGGCGCCCTGTGGGGCACGTCGATCCTGGCGGGCCTGGCCCCGACCCAGACGGGCGTGAGCTGGCAGGGGCATCTGGTCGGGCTGGTGGCGGGGGTGGGGGCGGCGTTCGTGTTCCGGCGCCGGGCGCCTCGTGGGGAACTACACGCCTAG
- the mqnP gene encoding menaquinone biosynthesis prenyltransferase MqnP — MSSASAAIPQPGRTKAFLRLVMIEHSVFALPFAYIAALTAMFQWDRNIHWGRLLLVTICMVGLRTFAMAVNRIIDREIDARNPRTAQRELVTGAMSVRHAWTGALIALVIFLGAAALLNPLCLALAPIAVIPMVVYPYGKRFTNFPQAILGLAQTMGPVGGWLAITGTWSWDAVILGLAVGIWIGGFDLIYACQDVETDREIGVMSVPARFGIPAAVWGARACHTVTTALFVWYAVVTDAGGFFWLGLMIVAGAFVYEHSIVRPHDLSRVNRAFFSVNGFIGIALFGCALLDLLVRGLTV, encoded by the coding sequence GTGAGCAGCGCCTCCGCCGCGATCCCGCAGCCAGGACGCACCAAGGCGTTCCTGCGCCTGGTGATGATCGAGCACTCCGTCTTCGCCCTGCCGTTCGCGTACATCGCCGCGCTCACCGCGATGTTCCAGTGGGACAGGAACATCCACTGGGGGCGGCTGCTCCTGGTCACCATCTGCATGGTGGGCCTGCGCACGTTCGCGATGGCGGTCAACCGGATCATCGACCGCGAGATCGACGCGAGGAATCCCCGCACGGCGCAGCGCGAGCTGGTGACGGGCGCGATGTCGGTACGGCACGCGTGGACCGGCGCACTGATCGCGCTGGTGATCTTCCTGGGCGCGGCGGCGCTGCTGAACCCGCTGTGCCTGGCCCTGGCCCCCATCGCGGTGATCCCGATGGTGGTCTACCCCTACGGCAAACGGTTCACGAACTTCCCCCAGGCCATCCTCGGCCTGGCCCAGACGATGGGCCCGGTCGGCGGCTGGCTGGCGATCACCGGCACCTGGTCCTGGGACGCGGTGATCCTGGGCCTCGCCGTCGGCATCTGGATCGGCGGCTTCGATCTGATCTACGCCTGCCAGGACGTCGAGACCGACCGCGAGATCGGCGTCATGTCGGTCCCGGCCCGTTTCGGCATCCCCGCGGCGGTCTGGGGGGCGCGGGCCTGTCACACGGTGACCACGGCGCTGTTCGTCTGGTACGCGGTGGTCACCGACGCGGGCGGCTTCTTCTGGCTCGGCCTGATGATCGTCGCGGGCGCGTTCGTGTACGAGCACTCGATCGTGCGCCCGCACGACCTGTCCCGAGTGAACAGGGCGTTCTTCAGCGTCAACGGGTTCATCGGGATCGCTCTGTTCGGCTGTGCGCTGCTGGATCTGCTGGTCCGGGGGCTCACTGTTTGA
- a CDS encoding menaquinone biosynthesis decarboxylase produces MAYDDLRSLLRALEREGDLKRVKVEVDPYLEVGEIVDRVQKSGGPALLFENVKGSSMPLAMNVFGTDRRLLKALGLKSYGEISEKIGGLLRPELPHGFVGVREAFGKLGAMTHVPPKKVKDAPVQEVVLQGDEVDLDALPALFTWPKDGGSFFNLGLTHTKDPESGIRNLGLYRLQRHDRRTIGMHWQIHKDSRNHYQVAARRGERLPVAIAFGCPPAVTYASTAPLPGDIDEYLFAGFIAGRRIEMVDCKTVPLQVPAQAEVVLEGWLEPGEMLPEGPFGDHTGFYTPQEPFPALKIDCVTMRKRPLLQSIVVGRPPTEDGPLGRATERFFLPLLKIIVPDIVDYHLPEAGGFHNCAIVSIDKKYPKHAQKVMHAIWGAHMMSLTKLIVVVDSDCDVHDLHEVAWRALGNTDYARDLTVVEGPVDHLDHASYQQFWGGKAGIDATKKWPEEGYTRDGGWPDMVESDPETAAKVDRRWKEYGL; encoded by the coding sequence ATGGCTTACGACGATCTTCGTTCCCTGCTCAGGGCGCTGGAACGTGAAGGCGACCTCAAGCGCGTCAAGGTTGAGGTCGATCCGTATCTGGAGGTCGGGGAGATCGTCGACCGGGTGCAGAAGTCCGGAGGGCCCGCGCTGCTCTTCGAGAACGTGAAGGGCTCCTCGATGCCCCTCGCGATGAACGTCTTCGGCACCGACCGGCGGCTGCTGAAGGCCCTCGGCCTGAAGTCGTACGGCGAGATCTCCGAGAAGATCGGCGGGCTGCTGCGCCCCGAACTGCCCCACGGTTTCGTGGGCGTACGCGAGGCCTTCGGCAAGCTCGGCGCGATGACGCACGTGCCGCCGAAGAAGGTGAAGGACGCTCCGGTGCAGGAGGTCGTCCTCCAGGGCGACGAGGTGGACCTCGACGCCCTGCCCGCCCTCTTCACCTGGCCCAAGGACGGCGGCTCCTTCTTCAACCTGGGGCTCACGCACACCAAGGACCCGGAGAGCGGGATCCGCAACCTCGGGCTGTACCGCCTCCAGCGCCACGACCGGCGCACCATCGGCATGCACTGGCAGATCCACAAGGACAGCCGCAACCACTACCAGGTCGCGGCGAGAAGAGGGGAGCGCCTGCCCGTCGCGATCGCCTTCGGGTGCCCGCCCGCCGTGACCTACGCGTCCACCGCGCCGCTCCCGGGCGACATCGACGAGTACCTCTTCGCCGGGTTCATCGCGGGCAGGCGGATCGAGATGGTCGACTGCAAGACGGTCCCGCTCCAGGTCCCGGCGCAGGCGGAGGTGGTCCTGGAGGGCTGGCTGGAGCCCGGCGAGATGCTGCCCGAGGGCCCCTTCGGCGACCACACCGGCTTCTACACCCCGCAGGAGCCCTTCCCCGCCCTGAAGATCGACTGCGTGACGATGCGGAAGCGGCCGCTGCTGCAGTCGATCGTCGTGGGCCGCCCTCCGACGGAGGACGGACCCCTGGGCCGCGCGACGGAGCGGTTCTTCCTCCCGCTGCTGAAGATCATCGTGCCGGACATCGTGGACTACCACCTGCCGGAAGCGGGCGGCTTCCACAACTGCGCGATCGTCTCCATCGACAAGAAGTACCCCAAGCACGCCCAGAAGGTGATGCACGCGATCTGGGGCGCGCACATGATGTCCCTGACCAAGCTGATCGTGGTCGTCGACTCCGACTGCGACGTGCACGATCTGCACGAGGTCGCCTGGCGCGCGCTCGGCAACACGGACTACGCCCGCGACCTCACGGTCGTCGAAGGCCCCGTCGACCACCTAGACCATGCCTCCTACCAGCAGTTCTGGGGAGGCAAGGCGGGCATCGACGCGACGAAGAAGTGGCCCGAGGAGGGCTACACGCGCGACGGCGGATGGCCCGACATGGTCGAGTCCGACCCGGAGACGGCGGCGAAGGTCGACCGCCGCTGGAAGGAGTACGGCCTGTGA
- a CDS encoding PLD nuclease N-terminal domain-containing protein, producing MFRYLPFLLVLALWIYAFIDCLNTPEEEVRGLPKVVWVIIILLFGEVLIGPIAWLVAGKNRRPAPAGGSTPSQWHSNHRTEFVAPDDNPEFLKSLKEENKKDEALLKDWEADLRRREEELRRKERGEAAEDS from the coding sequence ATGTTCAGGTATCTGCCCTTCCTGCTGGTTCTGGCGTTGTGGATCTACGCCTTCATCGACTGCCTGAACACCCCCGAGGAAGAGGTGCGGGGGCTGCCGAAGGTGGTGTGGGTGATCATCATTCTGCTCTTCGGTGAGGTGCTGATAGGCCCGATCGCGTGGCTGGTTGCCGGCAAGAACCGTCGCCCCGCTCCCGCGGGCGGCTCCACGCCCTCCCAGTGGCACAGCAACCACCGCACGGAGTTCGTCGCACCCGACGACAATCCCGAGTTCCTCAAGTCCCTCAAGGAAGAGAACAAAAAGGACGAGGCCCTCCTCAAGGACTGGGAGGCCGACCTGCGCCGCCGCGAGGAGGAGCTGCGGCGCAAGGAGCGCGGCGAGGCCGCCGAGGACAGCTGA
- a CDS encoding LysR family transcriptional regulator, giving the protein MELRLLVTFEKVATVLSFTRAAAELRYAQSSVTSQIRALESSLGAQLFDRLGSRIRLTEAGERLLPYARQIIELTEEARAAVAGEEEPSGSLTVGTMESLTSYRLPPLLELFHHRYPGVRVALRTTIGDETRRALLQGTYDLGFLMEEETEHPGLQSEVLAIEPLALVAAPGHALLARDLTTADLVRQPLLATEPGCAYRDLFERELKSAGPAVEFMEFGTIEATKRAAAAGLGISLLPEVTVAAEAAEGSLVRLSWTPPFTLRTQLAWRAGKRLPAHARLFLEQARKLVAEQG; this is encoded by the coding sequence ATGGAGCTGCGGCTGCTGGTCACCTTCGAGAAGGTCGCCACGGTCCTGAGTTTCACCCGGGCGGCGGCCGAACTGCGGTACGCCCAGTCCAGCGTGACCAGCCAGATCCGCGCCCTGGAGTCCTCGCTCGGCGCGCAGCTCTTCGACCGGCTCGGCAGCCGTATCCGCCTGACGGAGGCCGGGGAGCGGCTCCTCCCCTACGCCCGGCAGATCATCGAACTGACCGAGGAGGCGCGGGCGGCGGTGGCCGGTGAGGAGGAGCCGTCCGGTTCGCTCACGGTCGGCACGATGGAGTCGCTGACGTCCTACCGGCTGCCGCCGCTCCTCGAGCTCTTCCACCACCGCTATCCCGGGGTGCGTGTCGCCCTGCGCACCACCATCGGCGACGAGACCCGGCGGGCGCTGCTGCAGGGGACGTACGACCTGGGCTTCCTGATGGAGGAGGAGACCGAGCACCCGGGCCTGCAGAGCGAGGTCCTGGCGATCGAGCCGCTGGCGCTGGTCGCGGCGCCCGGCCACGCCCTGCTCGCCCGGGACCTCACCACCGCCGACCTCGTACGGCAGCCGCTCCTCGCCACCGAACCCGGCTGCGCCTACCGCGACTTGTTCGAGCGCGAGCTCAAGTCGGCCGGGCCCGCCGTCGAGTTCATGGAGTTCGGCACGATCGAGGCCACCAAACGCGCGGCGGCGGCCGGTCTCGGGATCTCGCTGCTGCCCGAGGTGACGGTCGCCGCCGAAGCCGCGGAGGGGTCGCTCGTACGTCTGTCGTGGACGCCGCCGTTCACCCTTCGCACGCAACTGGCGTGGCGGGCCGGGAAGCGGCTTCCGGCGCACGCCCGGCTGTTTCTCGAACAGGCGCGGAAGCTCGTGGCCGAGCAAGGGTGA
- a CDS encoding DMT family transporter: MTSENKGTAQLTSAMVLSGTLGVFVVESGASPFDVVFFRVLFGALALGAYVVGRGWLRHHGFTARTLGLAVLGGVFIVFNWVLLFQSYENTSISVATVVYHTQPFYVVLLGALLFRERLTATKVGWVGVAFAGLILVSGVTPGDFGSGGSYVVGVGQALLAALLYGLSTLVTKRVTGVRPHLVALVQVLVGIPLLLPFADFGAMSGTGADWGWLVGLGFIHTGVMYVLMYAAYAKLPVSKIAVLAFVYPAVAMVMDWAVYGHHIGLVQALGVPLIVVASLKVTLARPRASAPVRETAGRAPEAASRPATPVACEG, encoded by the coding sequence ATGACCTCAGAGAACAAGGGCACGGCCCAGCTGACGAGCGCGATGGTGCTCTCCGGCACCCTCGGTGTCTTCGTCGTCGAGTCGGGCGCCTCGCCCTTCGACGTCGTGTTCTTCCGTGTGCTGTTCGGGGCGTTGGCGCTGGGCGCGTACGTCGTCGGACGTGGCTGGCTGCGGCACCACGGGTTCACTGCGCGCACGCTCGGACTCGCCGTCCTCGGCGGTGTGTTCATCGTCTTCAACTGGGTGTTGCTGTTCCAGTCGTACGAGAACACGTCGATCTCCGTCGCCACGGTCGTGTACCACACGCAGCCCTTCTACGTCGTGCTGCTGGGCGCCCTGCTCTTCCGCGAGCGGCTCACCGCCACCAAGGTCGGCTGGGTGGGCGTCGCCTTCGCGGGGCTGATCCTCGTCTCGGGCGTCACGCCCGGGGACTTCGGGAGCGGTGGATCGTATGTGGTGGGCGTCGGACAGGCGCTGCTCGCCGCGCTCCTCTACGGACTGTCCACCCTGGTCACCAAGCGCGTCACGGGCGTTCGTCCGCACCTCGTCGCGCTCGTCCAGGTCCTCGTCGGCATCCCGCTCCTGCTGCCCTTCGCCGACTTCGGCGCGATGAGCGGCACGGGCGCGGACTGGGGCTGGCTGGTCGGGCTCGGGTTCATCCACACGGGCGTGATGTACGTCCTGATGTACGCCGCCTACGCCAAGCTCCCGGTTTCGAAGATCGCCGTCCTCGCCTTCGTCTACCCGGCCGTCGCGATGGTCATGGACTGGGCGGTGTACGGCCACCACATCGGCCTCGTGCAGGCGCTGGGCGTGCCGCTGATCGTGGTCGCCAGTCTCAAGGTCACCCTTGCTCGGCCACGAGCTTCCGCGCCTGTTCGAGAAACAGCCGGGCGTGCGCCGGAAGCCGCTTCCCGGCCCGCCACGCCAGTTGCGTGCGAAGGGTGA
- a CDS encoding CDP-alcohol phosphatidyltransferase family protein, producing MGAAPVLEELREVCQPQAKLASRNGEHWAGRLYMRKISLRFTRQLVRTPVTPDQLTWTMVVCGVASGAALMIPGLTGAVLAAVLMQLFLLFDCVDGEVARWKGQNSASGVYVDRLGAYLADAALMAGAGYRAAESGVGGWLSVGIATALGVVLLKASTDLVDVARARRGLAVADDESTRPRSQGVATVRRLAAAFKIHRVTNGIEASLVLLVAAIADTATDGIEPTRWALGALAVITWVMVPAHLLSILSSSRLR from the coding sequence ATGGGTGCTGCTCCGGTGCTGGAGGAGTTGCGGGAGGTCTGCCAGCCGCAGGCGAAGCTGGCGAGCCGCAACGGCGAGCACTGGGCGGGCCGGCTGTACATGCGGAAGATCTCCCTGCGGTTCACCCGGCAACTGGTCCGCACCCCGGTCACGCCCGACCAGCTCACCTGGACGATGGTGGTGTGCGGGGTCGCGTCGGGGGCGGCGCTGATGATCCCGGGACTCACGGGCGCCGTACTCGCGGCCGTCCTCATGCAGCTCTTCCTCCTCTTCGACTGCGTGGACGGCGAGGTCGCCCGCTGGAAGGGACAGAACAGCGCGAGCGGAGTCTACGTCGACCGCCTCGGCGCCTACCTCGCCGACGCGGCGCTGATGGCGGGCGCCGGCTACCGGGCCGCCGAGTCGGGCGTCGGCGGATGGCTGTCGGTCGGGATCGCCACCGCCCTGGGCGTCGTCCTGCTGAAGGCCTCCACCGACCTGGTGGACGTGGCGCGGGCCCGTCGCGGGCTCGCCGTCGCCGACGACGAGTCGACCAGGCCGCGCTCGCAGGGCGTGGCCACGGTGCGCCGCCTCGCCGCCGCCTTCAAGATCCACCGCGTCACGAACGGCATCGAGGCGTCCCTGGTGCTGCTGGTCGCGGCGATCGCCGACACCGCGACCGACGGCATCGAGCCGACGCGCTGGGCACTCGGCGCGCTGGCCGTCATCACCTGGGTGATGGTCCCGGCCCACCTGCTGTCGATCCTGTCGTCGTCGCGGCTGCGCTGA
- a CDS encoding nucleoside deaminase, translating into MKLLDQATGRTWLATAVEEARASLAEGGIPIGAALYGADGALLGRGHNRRVQDDDPSTHAETAAFRAAGRQRSYRGTTMVTTLSPCWYCSGLVRQFGISRVVIGEAVTFHGGHDWLAEHGVEIVVLDDAECVGMMRDFIQSNPALWNEDIGE; encoded by the coding sequence ATGAAGCTCTTGGATCAGGCAACGGGCCGTACATGGCTCGCCACCGCCGTCGAGGAGGCCCGCGCCAGCCTCGCCGAGGGCGGTATCCCGATCGGCGCCGCGCTCTACGGGGCCGACGGCGCCCTGCTCGGCCGCGGACACAACCGGCGCGTCCAGGACGACGACCCCTCGACGCACGCGGAGACGGCGGCCTTCCGGGCGGCGGGGCGGCAGCGGTCGTACCGGGGTACGACGATGGTGACGACCCTCTCGCCGTGCTGGTACTGCAGCGGTCTCGTCCGCCAGTTCGGCATCTCCCGGGTCGTGATCGGCGAGGCGGTCACCTTCCACGGCGGGCACGACTGGCTGGCGGAGCACGGCGTGGAGATCGTGGTTCTCGACGACGCCGAGTGCGTCGGGATGATGCGCGACTTCATTCAGAGCAACCCCGCCCTGTGGAACGAGGACATCGGTGAGTGA